CCATTAGGGCTGAATTAGAAATAATGAGAAGGATTTTACCATATCAAGAAGGTAAAATTATATGGTGAAATGTGCCCACTctctatataaattttaaaacctatTAATTAATTCAGCTACCAATATACGTACTTTAGTATAGGTGGATAAAATACTCAGCTTGAAACTAAAGATTCAAGGATTTGAGCTTTTTGGGGCTAAGGAAGCTTACGAACTACATCAACGTGAATCATATGAAATACTCTGTTCATGAAAGTTGAAATAGATAACAGCGGGGGCATGAGTGAATTGCACCACATCAGTATCAgaaattgattttaaaattatttttcaaaaagaggATTATGATCTATACTCGAGCGGGATCTAATTCGGGCCggcttgatatttttttttcatatgttttatgtcaatttttctctttttttttttttgtttaaaaaagagaacaaaattaGTAGAATTTCAATTATCTGTATATTAGCTCGAATCCGTCCTTAAATAATTGTTGCCAGTTAGACATGTTTACCTGACCCACCTCATATCAATGGGCCCAAAAAATGATCAAGTTCTTGTCATATTTTGAGTAGGAAATTCTAATAGAGAAGAGCCATCAAATTCTAAAAAGGttcaaaaacaaataaacaaataaataaataaactcaaACACCATGTTAACTAATTGCAGCTTCAAATTGGAAAGTTTCTAaggtgtatattatatatatatattatatatatatatatgaaggaaACACTTACCAGATATTGGCATGGCCACCACCGGCACAGCCGCCGCAGTCGCCGTGGTGGGCGGCAGCACCGatctctcctccgcctcctctccgCCTCTAGCCGCGGCTGCAGTGACCGCGACAGCTACTGCCTCCTCCTCTTCACTGTCGGAGAACAGCCCGTCCTCCGCCGCTGTCCTTCCGCTGTCGAACACtgcctcctccacctccgcctcgcCTCTCTGGCCTGCCATctccgtcttcttcttctcctcctcctcttttctctgccgccgccgccgccgctctctcctcctcctcaatcTCCTCGTCTCTTCTCCTCCGCGACGCTGCCTGCGCGACGCCGTCGAGATATTCGTAGACTCCCGGTCGAAGAACCCGGAGCCGCCTCTCCCGCCGCAGATATATCCTCATCGCCCAAAACGACTCCCCCCTGTCGCGCCCCTTCGCCTCTCCCACTCCTTTATCTCTTATAATCCCCGCCAGATTGCTTCCACCCGCTCTCCTGCACTGCCCGCCCCCGGACACCCCGTCCGTCCGCAgtaccgccaccgccgcccacCATCGGCTCCAGCTGCTGTCTGCCAAcccgccgccctccgccgccggccggcCGCCCCCCCTCCCGCCCCCCCTCCCCTCCACCACCTTCTTCCCTTGTATCAGCACCAGTATCTCCTGCCTCGTCCACCGCGGCAGCCGCGGCGGCCTCCCGctgcctcctccgcctccgcctccgcctccgtcgTATCCGTTCGGCCCCACGGCGTTAGCCATAGCAAGCTCGCGAATGAATACGAATAAAAGATACCTAGCTAGCAATATGACAAAGACGACGGTGAACCGCAATACCTAACGGCGAGTTAACGGAGAGGAGGTGGGAGAGAAGAGAATAGGAAAAGGAAATGAGGTGGGGAGGGGgagacttaattaattaggggGGGAGGCCACAGGGACAGTGGGGGAGGCTCTAAATTAGCCTAGTCTTTAAATCCCTATCTCTGTGAGATCATTAGAAACATTATTCCACACCATAATCCCTTTTTAAATTGcagtatttttttagtaataaaattgGAAATTTATATGGGTGGAAGGTAAGATCTTCTTAGGGATGtgtgaagaaacaaaaaaaaaaaaaaattattgcctgcacctagTGCACCACACTCCAAGTTACATAATACATGTAGCTAGCCCATGGGCATGCATCTCTCCCACTATATATTTACTTTCATAATTCCTCATTCCTAGCTTATTATTTTCAAATCGAAAGCactttttgaattcaaaaagtgaaaaaaaagaagggttcCACTTTTTAGTGGTAGAGATTtggagaaaataaaagaattaaaatccTTTTCAGACATCGTTTCAATATGAAGATTCGTACGACATAGTAAAattggttttatatatatatatagatatttaattggtataacTATTACAGAAATGGTCGCCTTTTTAGAGGTTTGATATAAAAAAGATGaataagaaggaagaaaaaaaaagagagagtgcGGTGTACGACCGACGTGGTGCGGCGAGTGCAAGCAATAATCTCTCCTGGGAGAGAGGGGGGGAAAGAGAGCTtgtatttctctctctctctctctctcttctctagtgggtatttattaataaatatggGAAAGCTTGAGGGATATCCCTTTCCTACCATGGAGTTGATAAGGCACCACCACCCTCCCTCTACTATTCCTACTCTCTTGGCTAATAAAACCTCCCCCACTCCCcttgtttaatttgtttatttattaggATATTTATGCTTTGGTTTCATATGTGGTGTGTACTAAATAttgggatttttcttttttttttttttgggtaatcaTCCACTAATGACTCTTGATTAGATGGGAGGGTAATTTTGTGCTTTTGGTGGgcttacctctctctctctctctctctctctctctctctctctctctatccataGTATCACCATAAGAAATGCTTTGGAGTACTATTTCTCAAACTCATTTTCTACCTAGCTCCCTAGCActactttctttctctctttcattttttGAGAGGAAACTCTAACACTTTTAGTCTCATTTATTTAAGAGTATTgttcatttttaattatatttcttaGCTTCTTATTTCATGTAAGTTTTAAAACGACTTGTCTATTCTGAGAAGAAGTAATTAATCGGTCATTTCTGACTAAAACAAGAAGCTAAAATATTAGTCCCACACGTATGTtagtaagatttttattttttgaagaaaattgACGATTTTTCGAGTAGTTCTACTCAAATTCTATTGATTGTATTAATTAAGATggtttaattaaatataaaattttagcaaatacATAGCTAAATTTTACGCTTcacctttcattttcttttaagtAGGAACCTAGCCTTTTATTTGAGAGATCAactgcacatatatatatattagcttgATACATTTGACCTAGTGCATGGTTTTTCTTAATGAGGTTAAATTGTATTAGTAGTGGATGTACACCCTTAATTGTTTTGGACAGGTTCAAATTGTGAGCTAGAGCTAGCCCCTCAACACTACCTCACATAAATTTTCACTAGTACGTGCACACATGCTTgagttttcttcttcttatatcttcttttctttttgagaaaaatatagtacgccatctgcttcattcataagGGTGATAAATTTAGTTACAAAAAGTGAGGCAATTAGGCCTCAAAGGGGACcagccgaaaaaa
The nucleotide sequence above comes from Ananas comosus cultivar F153 linkage group 17, ASM154086v1, whole genome shotgun sequence. Encoded proteins:
- the LOC109722908 gene encoding trihelix transcription factor ASR3; protein product: MANAVGPNGYDGGGGGGGGGSGRPPRLPRWTRQEILVLIQGKKVVEGRGGGRGGGRPAAEGGGLADSSWSRWWAAVAVLRTDGVSGGGQCRRAGGSNLAGIIRDKGVGEAKGRDRGESFWAMRIYLRRERRLRVLRPGVYEYLDGQRGEAEVEEAVFDSGRTAAEDGLFSDSEEEEAVAVAVTAAAARGGEEAEERSVLPPTTATAAAVPVVAMPISEKKYEAPHQESIEPAGTSKDKQPAHDTENEGHKRKRASTDEGETNVESQLIDVLERNSRMLSAQLEAQNLNSQLDREQRKDQTNSLLVILNKLADALGKIADKL